Proteins from one Mycobacterium adipatum genomic window:
- a CDS encoding trimeric intracellular cation channel family protein produces MDAEPTLLVLDLVGTFAFGLNGALTAVRAARLDVVGVLTLGMITALGGGVIRDVLIGATPPATFLDWRYFALAAGGATIAFALSRRLHRLQTLITVFDAIGLSVFAVIGAGKALAYGIGPAPAILLGVVTAVGGGTIRDTLIRQVPTVLQSELYAIPALIAAGLTVLAIELGVYGLPAALGAAAVCFVIRMLGVRYGLNAPRPPGSSWRAEQ; encoded by the coding sequence GTGGATGCCGAACCGACGCTGCTGGTGCTGGATCTGGTCGGTACCTTCGCGTTCGGGCTCAACGGGGCGCTGACGGCGGTGCGGGCGGCCCGGTTGGACGTGGTGGGGGTGCTGACCCTCGGCATGATCACCGCGTTGGGCGGCGGGGTGATTCGCGACGTGCTGATCGGCGCGACACCGCCGGCGACCTTCCTGGACTGGCGGTACTTCGCACTGGCCGCGGGCGGTGCGACGATCGCGTTCGCGCTCAGCAGACGGCTGCACCGGCTACAGACCTTGATCACGGTGTTCGATGCGATCGGGCTGAGCGTCTTCGCGGTGATCGGCGCGGGCAAGGCGCTGGCCTACGGAATCGGGCCGGCGCCGGCCATTCTGCTGGGTGTCGTCACCGCGGTGGGCGGTGGCACCATCCGGGACACGCTCATCCGGCAGGTGCCCACCGTCCTGCAAAGCGAGTTGTACGCCATCCCGGCGTTGATCGCGGCGGGGCTCACGGTGCTCGCCATCGAGCTGGGCGTGTACGGACTGCCGGCCGCGCTGGGGGCGGCGGCGGTCTGTTTCGTCATCCGGATGCTGGGGGTGCGGTACGGACTGAACGCCCCCCGTCCGCCCGGATCGTCGTGGCGCGCCGAGCAGTGA
- a CDS encoding DUF732 domain-containing protein — MAPLVAAVAASIALAATAHAIPEQGTPEFDEYMGGLQRNGYNLNPDTAWRAMHQACVGGLPGYIGLELAAQGVIGPGAQERVFDVARKYACPVQ, encoded by the coding sequence ATGGCACCTCTGGTTGCGGCCGTTGCCGCCTCGATCGCGCTGGCCGCCACGGCGCACGCCATACCCGAGCAGGGCACACCGGAGTTCGACGAGTACATGGGCGGCCTGCAGCGCAACGGGTACAACCTGAACCCGGACACCGCATGGCGCGCCATGCATCAGGCGTGTGTGGGCGGCCTGCCGGGATACATCGGCCTGGAGTTGGCCGCACAGGGCGTCATCGGGCCCGGGGCGCAGGAGCGGGTGTTCGACGTGGCCAGGAAGTACGCCTGCCCGGTGCAGTGA
- a CDS encoding HhH-GPD-type base excision DNA repair protein, which yields MPTLQLVQDPAADALLEANPFALLVGMLLDQQIPMETAFAGPKKIADRIGGVDAREIADYNPDEFVALCSQTPAIHRFPGSMSKRVQALAQAIVDDYDGDVTALWTSGEPDGAEVLKRLKRLPGFGEQKAKIFLALLGKQYGVTPKGWRAAAGDYGKAGTHMSVADVVDAGSLQEVRAYKKKMKAAAKAAKQA from the coding sequence GTGCCCACCTTGCAGCTAGTCCAAGATCCCGCGGCCGATGCCCTGCTCGAGGCCAACCCGTTCGCACTGTTGGTCGGCATGCTGCTGGATCAGCAGATCCCTATGGAGACCGCGTTCGCGGGCCCGAAGAAGATCGCCGACCGCATCGGGGGCGTCGATGCCCGCGAGATCGCCGATTACAACCCCGACGAGTTCGTCGCGCTGTGCTCGCAAACCCCGGCCATCCACCGCTTTCCGGGGTCGATGTCCAAACGGGTGCAGGCCCTGGCCCAGGCGATCGTCGACGATTACGACGGGGACGTGACCGCGCTGTGGACCAGCGGTGAACCCGACGGCGCCGAGGTGCTCAAGCGGCTCAAACGGTTGCCCGGCTTCGGCGAGCAGAAGGCCAAGATCTTCCTCGCGCTGCTGGGTAAGCAGTACGGGGTGACGCCGAAGGGTTGGCGCGCCGCGGCGGGGGATTACGGCAAGGCCGGTACGCACATGTCGGTGGCCGATGTCGTCGACGCCGGTTCGCTGCAGGAGGTCCGGGCCTACAAGAAGAAGATGAAGGCGGCCGCGAAGGCTGCGAAGCAGGCCTAA
- a CDS encoding nitroreductase family protein produces the protein MDIYDVMRTTGAVRVFTGEPLPDETLVRILDNARFAPSGGNRQGARVVVVRERATMQALADLTDTGFRRYIAQQRRGESPWNPLHPTGASAEELAAVRVPRAAQLLDADVALVICVDLNVVAAFDQDLDRIGLVAGASVYPLVWNILLAARNEGFGGVLTTMVVPEEPAVKELLGIPADFAVAAVLPLGKPVKQVTRLTRKSVSEFVTRERFDGPAF, from the coding sequence ATGGACATCTACGACGTTATGCGCACAACCGGGGCGGTCCGGGTCTTCACCGGCGAACCGCTGCCCGACGAAACACTGGTCCGGATCCTGGACAACGCCCGCTTCGCGCCGAGCGGCGGCAACCGGCAGGGCGCCCGTGTCGTGGTGGTCCGCGAACGCGCGACCATGCAGGCCCTCGCCGATCTCACCGACACCGGGTTCCGCCGCTACATCGCCCAACAGCGCCGCGGGGAGAGCCCGTGGAATCCGCTGCACCCCACGGGCGCGTCGGCCGAGGAGCTCGCCGCCGTGCGGGTGCCCCGCGCCGCCCAGTTGCTCGACGCCGATGTGGCGCTGGTGATCTGCGTCGACCTCAATGTGGTGGCGGCCTTCGATCAGGATCTCGATCGCATCGGCCTGGTGGCGGGCGCGTCGGTCTACCCGCTGGTGTGGAACATCCTGCTGGCAGCGCGCAACGAGGGCTTCGGCGGTGTGCTCACCACGATGGTGGTGCCCGAGGAGCCCGCGGTGAAAGAACTACTCGGCATCCCGGCGGACTTCGCGGTCGCCGCGGTGCTGCCGCTGGGCAAGCCGGTCAAGCAGGTCACCAGGCTGACCCGTAAATCGGTCTCCGAGTTCGTGACCCGGGAACGCTTCGACGGCCCGGCGTTCTAG
- a CDS encoding DUF1059 domain-containing protein yields the protein MAKTHLNCPCGEAIQGADEDDLVEKAQAHLAESHPGREYDREMILFMAF from the coding sequence ATGGCTAAGACACATCTGAACTGCCCGTGCGGCGAGGCGATTCAAGGTGCCGACGAAGACGATCTGGTCGAGAAGGCGCAGGCGCACCTCGCTGAGTCCCACCCCGGCCGTGAGTACGACCGGGAAATGATCCTCTTCATGGCCTTCTAG
- a CDS encoding mannosyltransferase yields MRNTGPRAQLYRWAPLVVVVSVLARLAWTYLVPNGANFVDLHVYVGGAETLEHPGALYDYVYAEQTPDFPLPFTYPPFAAVVFYPLSLLPFGVVAFIWQLGIFAALYGVARTSLRLLGHTDTRAAMLWTAVGIWTEPLRSTFDYGQINVLLVLAVLWAVQSNRWWLSGLLVGLAAGIKLTPAVAGLYFVGVRRWMVAVFSALVFFGTIGLSALVVGEQARYYFTDLLGDARRIGPIGTSFNQSWRGAISRILGQDAGYGPVVLAALLLTAVLALLAWRAIGTADRLGGIVIVGLFGLLLSPISWTHHWVWLIPLMIWLLHGPLRERLGARVLGWGWLALTLIGVPWLLSFAQPTIWEIGRPWQLAWAGLVYPVATLATLGWIAVSGRAADRSPSPSGDPAR; encoded by the coding sequence ATGCGCAACACCGGTCCGAGGGCACAGCTGTATCGCTGGGCGCCGCTGGTGGTGGTGGTCAGCGTCCTCGCACGGCTGGCCTGGACCTACCTGGTGCCCAACGGGGCCAACTTCGTCGACCTGCACGTTTATGTCGGTGGCGCGGAGACCCTGGAGCACCCCGGTGCGCTCTACGACTACGTCTACGCCGAACAGACGCCCGACTTCCCGTTGCCGTTCACCTACCCGCCGTTCGCCGCGGTCGTGTTCTATCCGTTGAGCCTGCTGCCGTTCGGGGTGGTGGCCTTCATCTGGCAGCTCGGCATCTTTGCCGCGCTGTACGGCGTGGCGCGGACCAGCCTGCGCCTGCTCGGGCACACCGACACGCGGGCGGCGATGCTGTGGACCGCGGTGGGCATCTGGACCGAGCCGCTGCGCAGCACGTTCGACTACGGCCAGATCAATGTGCTGCTGGTCTTGGCGGTGCTGTGGGCGGTGCAGAGCAACCGGTGGTGGTTATCGGGTCTGCTGGTCGGACTGGCCGCGGGCATCAAGCTCACCCCCGCCGTGGCCGGGCTGTACTTCGTGGGGGTGCGCCGCTGGATGGTCGCGGTCTTCTCGGCGCTCGTCTTCTTCGGCACCATCGGCCTTTCGGCGCTGGTGGTGGGCGAACAAGCTCGCTACTACTTCACCGACCTGCTGGGCGACGCGCGACGCATCGGTCCGATCGGGACCTCGTTCAACCAGTCCTGGCGCGGCGCGATCTCGCGGATTCTCGGGCAGGACGCCGGGTACGGTCCCGTCGTGCTGGCGGCGCTCCTGCTCACCGCGGTGCTGGCGCTGTTGGCCTGGCGGGCCATCGGCACCGCGGACCGGCTCGGCGGCATCGTGATCGTCGGACTGTTCGGGCTGCTGCTCTCGCCGATCTCCTGGACGCATCACTGGGTGTGGTTGATCCCGCTGATGATCTGGCTGCTGCACGGACCCCTGCGCGAACGCCTCGGTGCCCGGGTGCTGGGCTGGGGGTGGCTGGCGCTCACCCTCATCGGGGTGCCCTGGCTGTTGAGCTTCGCGCAACCGACCATCTGGGAGATCGGCCGCCCGTGGCAATTGGCCTGGGCCGGGCTGGTCTATCCGGTGGCCACGCTGGCCACCCTGGGGTGGATCGCCGTCAGCGGTCGAGCAGCTGATCGATCGCCTTCGCCATCTGGAGATCCTGCTCGGTGA
- a CDS encoding 4a-hydroxytetrahydrobiopterin dehydratase, whose product MAVLTNDQVDAALPDLTGWERSDGALRRSIEFPTFLQGVDAVGRVAELAEQRDHHPDIDIRWRTVTFALVTHSAGGITEQDLQMAKAIDQLLDR is encoded by the coding sequence ATGGCTGTGTTAACCAACGACCAAGTCGATGCCGCGCTGCCCGATCTCACCGGCTGGGAACGGTCCGACGGGGCGCTGCGTCGTTCGATCGAGTTCCCGACGTTTCTGCAGGGGGTCGACGCCGTCGGTCGCGTCGCCGAACTGGCCGAGCAGCGCGACCACCATCCCGATATCGACATCCGTTGGCGCACGGTTACTTTCGCCCTGGTGACGCATTCCGCCGGCGGTATCACCGAGCAGGATCTCCAGATGGCGAAGGCGATCGATCAGCTGCTCGACCGCTGA
- a CDS encoding (deoxy)nucleoside triphosphate pyrophosphohydrolase: MTGQIVVAGALISPAGLLVAQRVRPPELAGLWELPGGKVADGETDAQGLARELREELGIEVTVGARLGADVVLPNAMTLRAYLVTCTAGSPRAHDHRALRWVRARELDTLDWVPADRGWIPDLAGALR, from the coding sequence ATGACCGGGCAGATCGTCGTTGCGGGAGCACTCATTTCACCGGCGGGGTTGCTCGTCGCGCAGCGGGTGCGGCCGCCGGAACTGGCCGGCCTGTGGGAGTTGCCCGGCGGCAAGGTGGCCGACGGCGAGACCGACGCGCAAGGACTGGCCCGGGAACTGCGCGAGGAACTCGGCATCGAGGTCACCGTCGGCGCGCGTCTCGGCGCGGACGTGGTGCTGCCGAACGCGATGACGCTGCGGGCCTATCTGGTGACCTGTACGGCCGGGAGTCCGCGCGCCCATGACCATCGCGCGCTGCGCTGGGTGCGTGCGCGGGAGTTGGACACCCTGGATTGGGTGCCCGCCGACCGCGGGTGGATACCCGACCTGGCCGGCGCGCTGCGTTAG
- the typA gene encoding translational GTPase TypA — MTHVDSRPNFRNVAIVAHVDHGKTTLVDAMLRQSGALSHRGDDAIERLMDSGDLEKEKGITILAKNTAVHRTNPDGTVTVINVIDTPGHADFGGEVERGLSMVDGVVLLVDASEGPLPQTRFVLRKALAAHLPVIVVVNKTDRPDARIAEVVEESHDLLLDVASDLDEEAQKAAEFALGLPVLYASGRAGIASTTEPANGQNPDGENLDPLFDVLMEHIPPPQGDPEAPLQALVTNLDASAFLGRLALVRIYKGKLKKGQQVAWMREVDGHPVITNAKITELLVTVGVERTPTDEAIAGDIVAVAGMPEIMIGDTLADTEHAHALPRITVDEPAISVTIGTNTSPLAGKVSGHKLTARMVKSRLDAELVGNVSIKVVDIGRPDAWEVQGRGELALAILVEQMRREGFELTVGKPQVVTQTIDGKLHEPFEAMTIDTPEEFVGAITQLMAARKGRMEDMTNHAAGWVRMDFIVPSRGLIGFRTDFLTITRGTGIANAVFDGYRPWAGEIRARHTGSLVSDRSGKITPFAMTQLADRGQFFVEPGQDTYEGQVVGINPRAEDLDINATKEKKLTNMRSSTADVFETLARPLELGLEQAMEFCAEDECVEVTPEIVRVRKLELTASLRARAKSRAKAQNS; from the coding sequence ATGACCCACGTGGATTCTCGCCCGAACTTTCGCAACGTAGCCATCGTCGCGCACGTCGATCACGGTAAGACAACCCTGGTCGATGCAATGCTGCGGCAGTCCGGTGCGTTGTCGCACCGTGGCGATGACGCCATCGAACGGCTGATGGACTCCGGTGACCTTGAGAAGGAAAAGGGCATCACCATCCTGGCCAAGAACACCGCGGTGCATCGCACCAACCCGGATGGCACCGTCACGGTCATCAACGTCATCGACACCCCCGGGCACGCCGACTTCGGCGGCGAGGTGGAGCGCGGCCTGTCCATGGTCGACGGTGTGGTGCTGCTGGTGGACGCGTCCGAGGGCCCGCTGCCGCAGACCCGCTTCGTGCTGCGCAAGGCACTCGCCGCGCACCTGCCGGTGATCGTGGTGGTCAACAAGACCGACCGCCCGGACGCCCGGATCGCCGAGGTCGTCGAGGAAAGCCACGACCTGCTGCTGGACGTCGCCTCCGATCTCGACGAGGAGGCCCAGAAGGCCGCCGAATTCGCCCTCGGCCTGCCGGTGCTCTACGCCTCGGGCCGGGCCGGCATCGCCAGCACCACCGAGCCGGCCAACGGGCAGAACCCCGACGGGGAGAACCTCGACCCGCTGTTCGACGTGCTGATGGAGCACATCCCGCCGCCGCAGGGCGATCCGGAGGCCCCGCTGCAGGCACTGGTGACCAACCTCGACGCCTCGGCGTTCCTCGGTCGTCTGGCGCTAGTCCGCATCTACAAGGGCAAGCTCAAGAAGGGTCAGCAGGTGGCCTGGATGCGTGAGGTGGACGGGCATCCCGTCATCACCAACGCCAAGATCACCGAACTGCTCGTCACCGTCGGCGTCGAGCGCACCCCGACCGATGAGGCCATCGCCGGCGATATCGTCGCCGTCGCCGGTATGCCGGAGATCATGATCGGCGACACCCTCGCCGACACCGAGCACGCGCACGCGCTGCCCCGCATCACGGTCGACGAGCCCGCCATCTCGGTCACCATCGGCACCAACACCTCGCCGCTGGCGGGCAAGGTGTCCGGGCACAAGCTGACCGCGCGGATGGTCAAGAGCCGGTTGGACGCCGAGCTGGTCGGCAACGTGTCGATCAAGGTCGTCGACATCGGCCGGCCGGACGCCTGGGAGGTGCAGGGCCGTGGTGAACTCGCACTGGCCATCCTGGTCGAGCAGATGCGCCGCGAAGGCTTCGAGCTGACCGTCGGTAAACCGCAGGTGGTCACCCAGACCATCGACGGCAAGCTGCACGAACCGTTCGAGGCGATGACGATCGACACCCCGGAGGAGTTCGTCGGCGCCATCACCCAGCTGATGGCCGCCCGCAAGGGCCGCATGGAAGACATGACCAACCATGCCGCCGGGTGGGTCCGGATGGACTTCATCGTGCCCAGCCGCGGCCTGATCGGGTTCCGCACCGACTTCCTGACGATCACCCGCGGCACCGGCATCGCCAACGCGGTGTTCGACGGTTACCGCCCGTGGGCCGGCGAGATCCGGGCCCGCCACACCGGCTCGCTGGTCTCCGACCGGTCCGGCAAGATCACGCCGTTCGCCATGACCCAGCTCGCCGACCGCGGCCAGTTCTTCGTCGAGCCCGGCCAGGACACCTACGAGGGCCAGGTCGTGGGCATCAACCCGCGTGCCGAAGACCTCGACATCAACGCCACCAAGGAAAAGAAGCTCACCAACATGCGGTCCTCGACCGCCGACGTCTTCGAGACGCTGGCGCGTCCGCTGGAGCTCGGCCTGGAGCAGGCCATGGAGTTCTGCGCCGAGGACGAATGCGTCGAGGTCACCCCGGAGATCGTGCGGGTGCGCAAGCTTGAGCTCACCGCCAGCCTGCGGGCCCGCGCGAAGTCGCGCGCCAAGGCACAGAACTCCTGA